The DNA segment cggatgatgagaatgaaataaccagaagaataagaatgggctggggtgcgtttggcaggcattctcaaatcatgaacagcaggttgccactatccctcagaaggaaagtgtataacagctgcgtgttaccagtactcacatatggggcagaaacctggaggcttacgaaaagggttctacttaaattgaggacgacgcaacgagctatggaaagaagaatgataggtgtaacgttaagggataagaaaagagcagattgggtgagggaacaaacgcgagttaatgacatcttagttgaaatcaagaaaaagaaatgagcatgggcaggacatgtaatgaggagggaagataaccgatggtcattaagggttacggactggattccaagggaagggaagcgtagcaggcggtggcagaaagttaggtgggtggatgagattaagaagtttggagggacgacatggccgcaattagtacatgagcggggtagttggagaggtatgggagaggcctttgccctgcagtgggcgtaaccaggctgatgatgataatgatgtccATAATGTGGGCTACTTATCGGTACGTGGTGTACGTCAGAAAACCACCGATGTTTACAAGAAGTGACGACGGTCAAAGTGCACCCCTTTCTCGTAGCGGATGTGCCTTCAGGTTTCCGTCGTTCTAGGGAACAGCGAGCGTGCAGTTGGGTAAAATATACAGCTTGTTGTTCGCCAACATTCAGTTGGTGTGGTTAAATCTAGAGCACTTTCCTTCTCGCAGAATAGCGGCCACGGTTCCTGCGGGTTCACTCATATGTTCACAAGTTGATATATCTACAAGTTCTCAGGACTTATATACAGGGTGATCGTTTCTAACTTttatggaattaaaaaaaataccgcCCCTTCTAGTctgtgaagatggtcgaacagcgaagctctCTTAGTTACACCATGCAAGTAAACTATGCAAGCcgtctatattgtaaatattttgtttcactattctttcacctcattttcgctttcgcGTGTTTCGCGTGGTGAGCGTGCTTTGGGAGCGCTGCCCTTTAAACTCGGCATCTctggcgcgcagctcggggtcggccctacgacgacgagcccgttcacgagccaactctcgctgacactcgcggtaggcagcttcttcctcaggagtacgcactactcgtggtcttcccatagttgcaGCTGAGATGGCCTTGAAAGGGGTCACTCCAACTCCTTTGCCCCTGTTCAGCTCTTCTTTTCCtttaggtcacgtggcccctctTTAGCTAAgcccgacaacgacggcacacagacagacagacagacagacagacagacagacagacagacagacagacagacagacagacagacagacagacagacagacagacagacagacagacagacagacagacagacagacagacagacagacaagaaactttaattggtcctaagggactacgttgtcgtagtcgcgggccgcacatgcgccgggggcggaagaccgtgatcttcagccctgtcgcaggccctttggacagcccgaagcagGACTTCAAGGTCCttgctcttgacggcttcatcccaggATCccaataaacagcttcgctgtaagatagcctgttgcagatagcgtaattctagtCTTTCAGCTAGATTATTCTGAGAAACAGACATCACACAttatcaactaattaacaaaaaacactaattatattttgaattaattaccttacggcacatattgcaatttaagaaaTGCAGCCGGTGAGGTTGCAAGGCGTATCCGCTtgtaatgaatttccagaatgacgccagttgggagatatgcgccatcaaacttgccttAGAAATGAACAGTTGTTATACTTAGTTTTCTAACAcagcgctcttttatgcattcgACCATAAAGGTAACTAGAACGTCCACGTATCTCGTTCCACATTTTGGGAAACATTATCTCGAAACTAGGGTCATtttggaaattaatttcaagtgtgGCAACCTTTCAAgcttaccggctacaatttgcaaattgAATTATATGCCTCAAACTAATTAGTTGAAATGTTAATTAATAATTTGCTGTTAATTATATGATATGTATTTCGATTTGTCGCGCTAGTAATGTCGACCTCTTCGAACAATCAAGCTCAAGGAcaaaaattatgctatctgccagaggCGACCTTCGAAAATTTCGCAAAGCCtaaaaattatcaccctgtaTACACAAGAAATTGTGGATATATGAATATCACAGGTTCATACATCCACACATTATACAGCCGATCCTGCAACTCGAATAACTCAAGCACTGGACTGGCTCTTAGACAAGCTCTCGTGACCTTCTTGGGACACTGCAACTATAGTGATCTACACTTTCTTGAAACGAGTAGCACTTAAAAAAGCTCGCAGCAGCATTTTGCACGCATGATCACCGCTTAGTGTTTATTCACGCAGATTTCAGTAAATTCGTATGATATGCTACCACAGAATGCTCCTGCCGCCAGTACGTAGCGTCATGTTTGTGCCATTTGCATGAGGGTTCGCTGGTAAAAGCAAAAACGCGTTGCAGACGACTCATAAAGAAGGTAAATATTGTTGTTAACGTAATGTGAAATGTAGGTAGACGGTGTCAAGTTCGCCGAGCCTCTCGCAGAGTCTCGAAGAGCACCGTTCTTCAGCGGTACATAAGGTTGTGGAGAACAAGAAACCGAATTTCACACTACTCGCGAAGTCGAGCCCAGCGCTAGATTCGACCAAGCCACCAGCACGAGTTCAGCAAACCGAACCAGACGTTTTCTCCAGGTTAACCTTAGTTGTTTGTTCAGTTTCAGTATATTCTCCCCCATCCCTCTCATACAAGCAACTGCTTCTTTAAAAGCGTGTACAACACGTCGGTGTTCAAAGAGCCACTAAACTCCGTGACAGTGTTGATAAAGATTATGATGATCACGAATAAAGGCAGGCATAAAAATGGAGCAAACATACGTTGAAAGTATCGAAGATAAGACGAACGCGATCCGTGGTTCGCATCTTGACAACTTGAAtgcaatgaatgaataaatattttatttggtTTGCGTAAAGTGGGCACTACATTACATCGACAGTACGTACAGGATGCGAAAAAGCTTAACTGGGAGAACATCGCTAGTGGATGTTGTGCTTTCGGATCACACCCGTAAggtgttacccccccccccttttttttttacgtttctttttcCCTCTAACACAAATGTGGACGAAGATGTTAAAGATAACCACTGCTGGTTAAACGTAACGATAACCGCTGCTGGGCTAAATGAACGTAAGAAACACGTTTCTTACATTTAGTTACCGTGAGATCTCGAGGCGGTTACTTCCTTCCCTTTATTCGAATGGTTGCTTCCTTCTTATTTATTCACAAATATGTGTGGGAAGTATAACGCGACAGATGACACGAATTAGCTAACTTTTGAAAATTCTCCTGCAATTGCCGGTGGGATTAGTTTTCGGCATTTCCGATCCGACGCAAAAGTATTTATCAATCTGAGTGGCACTTCATCATTCAGAAAGCCAATCTGTACCGCAAACCAACGCACGAGGGTAACCGATAAACTGCACAGATTTATCTTCCCTATATATGGTTAGTGGTTACTTCCACTCTGCCATAGACAGCAGCGAGCTTTTCGGCTAGAGCAAAATGTTTTAGTAAAGTGCAGTACTGCTTGCTACCGTAGCCTAACGCTACTAATTCAAACGAGCACCGCCTTATCGGCGCTTACGCTTCGTGAACGACTTAATCGGGTTACGGCCACCATCCGGGAAACCAGCAGCTATCTAAGTTGCTTTAGCTTTCGCTCCAGTGGATTATGTCGCTAGAGCAAACACGTAAAATTGATGGAACAACACGGCGAGCTGCAGGCTCTATACAGCTGCTCTTATTCCCTCTAGAGGtgtgtttttcttgcttttttctttttttttttactaaatgtgTGCTAAGAGTTGTTATTTTTCTGCTTGGGAGGCGCTAATGAATCACAATATATGCCGTCAGACCTTAAATTACTGTTTCGCGACCACGCGTAACCATAAGCTGACAGATGAAAGCTCGGCTGCTGTACTAAGAAAATGAATATATGTCaagaatgatgaaaataaattctATGTTTTGTTATCCTTCTCTAACTATTTCGGTGGGAATCTCGCGTATTTTATGACCTACCACGTGTGCGCCACTCTTGTACCGTTGCTGTCTTGCTTCCTGTGTTCACGAAGTAAGGAGGGTAATCTAAGCTGCCCACACTCAACACTGTTCCTTCCTCGTTAACTCTAAGCTCATGGAACATTCCGGTTACATTTGCTCGCTAAACATCTCCTAACGTTTGCCTATAAAGACTTCTCGCGGGCAActgccatggtggcttagcggccatGGTATTTTCCTGCTTAGCACTAGGTCGTCAATTTCATCGTAGGTCGCAGCGGCTGCATTCTGAGTGGAGCAGAATGCAAGGTCGAGCGTCGGCTCAGCATTCGGCGCTCATTAAAGAATGCTCAGGTGAAGATAAGAATTAATCAGGTGCCTTCCACTACATCGTCCCtcaattcctttcttttcttctggaCGTCGAATTCTAATCgctttcaatgaatgaatgaatgaatgaatcataCGGAAGATTAAGAACAATCATAAACAAACTTCAAGTACTCTAAGTATGCAGACCGTGTTCAAGTGCACTTTGTTAGGATATGTATTTAAGCCTTATTCACGCAATGTTCATCTACGTTAGGTTGCGGTTGGCGTTTGGCACACAGCGAAGAGCTGTTAAAACTTCTCTACGGTTCATGAGCGAGCGCTTAGTCTCCAGACGGTTCACAGCGGGATGCCTCGCGGAGCGTCGCAGTTGCACACACCGCGTTGCATTCTCTGGCGCCGACCGGTGCGCCCTCACTCAGGTCGTTGGGCAGCACTTAAAGAAGGTCGCTTGCGCGGGAGGACGGcgtattcgcaactttcaccgcCTATAGGTGGCGCTACTCGAAATTCAATATGGCTGTCGTTAAGGGGATCGTGTAGACGCCACCGCCTAGTGTACGCGCGGCATCGGATCGCGTAGTGTTTCCGGGCGCAGCGTGGTATTGCCATGTCTTTTCAAAGACCATTGACTCTGGGCTGTATTATGACCCACATCGGCGGTTCAGAAACGCGTGTTCGGTGTCTGGTTGAAGGAGAAGAAGTGCTGAACGCAGGACACATCGTTTGCTGCGGCTTGAAAGAATGCACAGTCTCGTCGTACACTGTCCAAGGATTGTGCCTGCAAACGTCACAAGTGCGGCAGAAACCACACGAGCTGTGGTTCGAATTTAGGAGCGACGAAACCATAAAGGTGGGTACAGGTGCTATttactggcttttttttttcttgcgagtcCCTCGCCGAATAGGCTTCAGTGGCCGCACTACGAGAAATTAAAACAGCTCTTTGTGTTTACCGCAGAGGCGTGAGCGGGCCCCAACGCTTAATGAGACTAATTAGTTCTGCGTTGGACGGCAGTATTATTAGCAAATGTCATGAAAAGTAGTATGGTGTGCCAGttttgctgctggtgcgtgtgGCATGGTGTACGTGTACTACATAttcggtcgtccactcttagtttGAACACGCGAGCACATGGCTGCGCTCTTCAGCCTGCAAGTGCTCCGACACATGTGCGTTTCCAGGCAAACTGGTTTATGCGTAAAAGGACCACGAGTTGCTGCTTCACGTCGTCTGCATTTTTGCTACGATGCGCGGCTTTGAGCACGGCTACGCGCTAAGAGGGGTCCGGTGTACTGCCGCGGCTTCGGTGTCCGAACCCTTGCCTCGCGTTGCCTGGCAAACTATGCTGCCTTTATGCGCTAGTAAACAAAGGGTATTCGCTCGCATTCATTTGCTAAAGCATATTCTATGCAGTCGTACAGCACATGGCAAGCGTTTAATGATGCCACAAAGCTGATTTCATCGCCGTAGGAGCATTACATTGATTTGGTCATTCTCCGATGAACCGTAGAACTCGATTCGCATGCTTACCTCAAAAGTGCTTCTTCCAGTActtttggcatttttttttttgtgtgtggagcCAAGACGCGAGAAGCCGCTTAGAAATTACTGCATGAAGGCAgcgcgaaaggaaaaaaaggataCGCAATGAAACGGGAGAAAGAGCAATACATCACGTTTATTCACATAACTTGAAGAGTGCCTGTCCTGCATTgaagcaacaattttttttcttacagggcCACTGCTCTTGCAAAGCAGGCAACTCGAAATGCTGCAAGCACATGGTTGCGATGTTGCTTTTTACACACAGGTAAGCATGTACAAAGGCAATTCTTAAGCTAACAGTGATCTCTTTTGCATATGTGTACCTAAGTTGCAGTCAAGTTTCAACGTGCAGTGAAACACAGATTGATGAACAGTTTCTTCTATCTGTATGAATGTGCTGGCCTTTTGTCACAGGATTCTTGGGTTGTACTTGCAAATCATTTATTTACCTGTAATACATTGTGTTCACTGCTGCAGAACTGGTGTCCAGAACCTGGACCTGCTGACTTGCACCGATGTAAAACAAGCATGGGGCAAGTTGAAAGGAAAGAACATCTACAAGCCCAGAAAAATTAAGGACTTGTGCCACGTGCAGCATACGTCAAGGACCCGGTTGGATCAACAGAAACTCAATGCAATCCGACAGCGGCTTATTGCTGCTGCTCCACAAAGCGCCCTAGCAAGACATGTGATGGGCCGCTGCCTTCAAAGCGAAGATGGTGAAGTTAGTGCCATGAATGTGCGCTGTGAAAACGCAGGCTGTGAGCCGGACCTGATTGTGCAGCATATCCTCACCAGCCAGCATGCACAAAAGTTTGAGGAACTTCTCTTTCATGAAGTTGTGTTCAGAGACTGGGATAAGTTAAGAATTTACAGAGCTAATATGAACCATTTGAGTGCTCGGCTAGCAAAATTTTATAAGGACATGGTTGCTGTGAGCTCACCACA comes from the Dermacentor variabilis isolate Ectoservices chromosome 2, ASM5094787v1, whole genome shotgun sequence genome and includes:
- the LOC142571884 gene encoding uncharacterized protein LOC142571884 yields the protein MTHIGGSETRVRCLVEGEEVLNAGHIVCCGLKECTVSSYTVQGLCLQTSQVRQKPHELWFEFRSDETIKGHCSCKAGNSKCCKHMVAMLLFTHRTGVQNLDLLTCTDVKQAWGKLKGKNIYKPRKIKDLCHVQHTSRTRLDQQKLNAIRQRLIAAAPQSALARHVMGRCLQSEDGEVSAMNVRCENAGCEPDLIVQHILTSQHAQKFEELLFHEVVFRDWDKLRIYRANMNHLSARLAKFYKDMVAVSSPQAVRICAETAGQNNTRWQRERMLRITGSKCHTLYRFVPSPTNSWQNKIEKLLMQNFQGNDATRYGKACEKPALEEYALKTGNAVSTVGLVVNPIVPWLGFSPDGIVFRHGKPAMLLEIKSPTRGKTESIAQLVKQKKLPYIVSQGENYTLRPTHSYYTQVQLGLFLLHLTQVDLIVYSEVESLVIHVKKCVSFIDSLIQRLQYVYFTHYLPALFKYVQ